ATTTTTTACAATATTCCTCATCATATTTTTACTTTTTTCCTGTGGCAAGGGTACCGAGACCCCCAACAAACAGAAAACCGCTGAAGGTGAGGCCATTGAAACGCAGTATAAACAGGAGATGGATGAGATAAAAAAGAGCTTAAAGGGTGAGGTCAAGATCAAGCTGAAAAAGGATGGGAAGGGGGGCTATAGCTGGGAAATAACAGGCAAGGATGCACAGGAAGTTTTGAAGGCGAATGAAATCCTGAGAAAAAAACTCAATGATTAGATGCACGTATGAGCCCAATAGTGCGCGCATAGTCAATTGCTTCAAAATACTCTTTATTTGTAATTCTTTTTGATATTTCCGGGTACTCACCGGCTTTATGGCATGGGTGGTACTGGGCCATGATGTTTATAAAGGCATTTTTTGACACCTCATCCCTCACAAATCGCAGGATCTTTTTTGTATCCTCCCCGAAAGAAGGCATTACAAGGTGCCGTATGAGTAACCCTCTTTTTGCAATACCATTTTCGTCTATGTATAGATCGCTTACCTGTCTTTGCATTTCCTTTATCACGTCCCTTACCACCTGGGGATAATCCTGTGCCTTACAGAACCTTTGAGAGAGTTCTCCGCTCAAAAATTTTATATCTGGCATGTATATATCAATTATACCATCGAGTAGCTTTATTACCTCTATGGATTCGTAGCCACCGCAGTTATATACAAGGGGGATTGAAAGACCGTTGTCGATTGCTATTGAGAGGGCTTTTAAAATTTGGGGGACATAGTGGGTAGGGGTTACAAAGTTGATATTGTGGCACCCTCTCTTCTGAAGTTCTACCATGAGGGTTGCCAGCTTTCCGTATGAACAGGGTGTCCCTTCTCCATAGATGCTTATTTCATAGTTCTGGCAGAATATACATTTTAGATTACAGTGGGTGAGAAATATTGTACCAGAGCCGTTTATACCGACGAGGGGGGCTTCTTCACCGAAATGGGAGAAGGCTGACGAAATATAGATTTTATAAGGTGCCTTGCAGTATCCCAATTCATCAACCATTCTATTGGCTCTGCATGTTCTTGGACACAGTACACAGGGATTGAGCCTCGATTCGAGTTCTTCTATCCTTTCGGTGAGGATGCCTTCTGAGTGTGTTTTTAAATATACTGGAAAATATTCCATTGCCACTTTAAAAATATTATTGAATGCATTAATATTATATCAAAGATAGTATAAAAAGAAATGAGGTATGAGGTATGAAGTATGAATATACGGTAAAAATATTTTCGATG
The DNA window shown above is from Pseudomonadota bacterium and carries:
- a CDS encoding radical SAM protein, whose amino-acid sequence is MEYFPVYLKTHSEGILTERIEELESRLNPCVLCPRTCRANRMVDELGYCKAPYKIYISSAFSHFGEEAPLVGINGSGTIFLTHCNLKCIFCQNYEISIYGEGTPCSYGKLATLMVELQKRGCHNINFVTPTHYVPQILKALSIAIDNGLSIPLVYNCGGYESIEVIKLLDGIIDIYMPDIKFLSGELSQRFCKAQDYPQVVRDVIKEMQRQVSDLYIDENGIAKRGLLIRHLVMPSFGEDTKKILRFVRDEVSKNAFINIMAQYHPCHKAGEYPEISKRITNKEYFEAIDYARTIGLIRASNH